A genomic stretch from Setaria viridis chromosome 1, Setaria_viridis_v4.0, whole genome shotgun sequence includes:
- the LOC117842179 gene encoding germin-like protein 2-4 has product MAAHHLLLLLLAVLLPAAATADPDAVQDYCVPDAGGRGRPLELSLLRTYPCRSPVNLTASDFAFAGVRAAGNFSADTGFAGVSVTPAQFPALHTLGVSFARADLSAAGGVNPPHYHPRATETALVLAGRVYAGFVDSGGRIFAKVLEKGEVMVFPKGMVHFQMNVGDEPATVYGTFNSENPGIVRIPATVFGSGIKGGVLERAFGLSPAELRRLEKRFGPPKTKLSEMED; this is encoded by the coding sequence ATGGCGGCgcatcacctcctcctcctcctgctcgccgtgctgctcccggcggcggccacggcggacCCCGACGCCGTGCAGGACTACTGCGTGCCGgacgccggcgggcgcgggcggccccTGGAGCTGTCGCTGCTCCGGACCTACCCGTGCCGGAGCCCCGTCAACCTGACGGCGTCCGACTTCGCCTTCGCCGGCGTGCGCGCCGCGGGCAACTTCTCCGCGGACACGGGCTTCGCGGGTGTCTCCGTCACGCCCGCGCAGTTCCCGGCGCTGCACACCCTGGGCGTGTCCTTTGCCCGCGCCGACCTctccgcggcgggcggcgtcaaCCCGCCGCACTATCACCCGCGCGCCACCGAGACGGCGCTCGTCCTGGCGGGGCGCGTCTACGCCGGCTTCGTCGACTCCGGCGGCCGCATCTTCGCCAAGGTGCTCGAGAAGGGGGAGGTGATGGTGTTCCCCAAGGGGATGGTGCACTTCCAGATGAACGTCGGCGACGAGCCCGCCACGGTGTACGGCACCTTCAACAGCGAGAACCCCGGCATCGTGCGCATCCCGGCCACCGTGTTCGGGTCCGGGATCAAGGGCGGCGTCCTCGAGAGGGCGTTCGGGCTCTCCCCGGCGGAGCTCCGCCGGCTCGAGAAGAGGTTCGGCCCGCCCAAGACCAAGCTGTCCGAGATGGAGGATTAG